From a region of the Impatiens glandulifera chromosome 4, dImpGla2.1, whole genome shotgun sequence genome:
- the LOC124935023 gene encoding CRIB domain-containing protein RIC10-like: METKIKGIRKGFKYISQIFVVKDRELDIGYPTDVKHVSHIGWDGSTGNAPGWMNEFKTSSDFSTTSIGNIHELRGGSSSLISSTWASQDFESMDSQPVADIFKDTPPMDMPDIPKKQKRKKSKSSSSSLTSTSASSSRSSRATAKLKAKFVDETSKQENRDVVL, translated from the exons ATGGAAACCAAAATTAAAGGGATCCGTAaaggatttaaatatatatcacaaaTCTTTG TTGTGAAGGATCGTGAGTTGGATATTGGGTATCCAACAGACGTGAAACATGTGTCACATATTGGCTGGGATGGATCCACTGGTAATGCTCCCGGTTGG aTGAACGAATTCAAGACATCGTCTGATTTCTCGACAACCTCCATAGGCAACATTCATGAGCTAAGAGGCGGTTCCAGTTCCCTAATCTCGTCAACATGGGCGTCTCAAg ATTTTGAATCCATGGACAGCCAACCAGTAGCTGATATATTCAAAGACACGCCACCAATGGATATGCCAGATATTCCTAAGAAGCAAAAACGGAAGAAATCGAAGTCAAGTTCCTCATCGTTGACGTCTACATCCGCATCTTCGTCAAGATCGTCTCGAGCAACTGCAAAATTGAAGGCTAAATTCGTCGATGAAACTAGCAAACAAGAAAACAGAGATGTTGTGTTATAA
- the LOC124935846 gene encoding methylsterol monooxygenase 2-2-like, whose protein sequence is MASVLESGWQYLITHFSDFQLACLGSFFLHESVFFLSGLPFIYFERAGWLTKYKIQSKSNSAAAQKKCITQLLLYHLCVNLPVMIVSYPVFRSMGMRSSLPLPSWKVISTQILFYFILEDFVFYWGHRILHTKWLYKHVHSIHHEYATPFGLTSEYAHPAEILFLGFATIVGPAMTGPHLFTLWLWMVVRVLETVEAHCGYHFPWSPSNFLPLYGGSDFHDYHHRLLYTKSGNYSSTFVYMDWIFGTDTGYRKLKALKKYEDEAEAGKVKEK, encoded by the exons ATGGCCTCCGTCCTCGAATCTGGTTGGCAG TATCTGATTACTCATTTTAGTGACTTTCAACTTGCTTGCCTTGGGAGTTTCTTTCTCCATGAAAGTGTCTTTTTCTTATCTGGActaccatttatttattttgaaagagCAGGATGGCTGACCAAGTACAAAATTCAG TCCAAATCCAACAGTGCTGCAGCTCAGAAAAAATGTATCACCCAACTGTTACTGTATCATTTATGTGTCAATCTACCagttatgattgtttcatatcCTGTCTTTAGATCCATGGGCATGAGAAGTAGTCTGCCTTTGCCATCCTG GAAAGTAATATCTACACAGATCCTATTCTACTTCATTCTAGAGGATTTTGTGTTCTATTGGGGCCACAGGATATTGCACACGAAATGGCTGTACAAGCATGTTCATAGCATTCATCACGA GTATGCTACCCCATTTGGACTAACATCAGAATATGCTCACCCAGCTGAAATCCTATTTCTTGGATTTGCTACAATTGTGGGTCCTGCAATGACTGGCCCTCACCTCTTTACTCTCTGGCTTTGGATGGTTGTAAGAGTCCTAGAGACTGTAGAGGCACATTGTGGTTATCATTTTCCTTGGAGCCCATCAAATTTCTTGCCTTTATATGGAGG ATCTGATTTTCACGACTATCACCATCGACTACTTTACACAAAGTCTGGAAACTACTCCTCCACTTTCGTTTACATGGACTG GATTTTTGGAACTGATACAGGTTATAGAAAATTGAAGGCATTGAAGAAATACGAAGATGAAGCTGAAGCTGGCaaggtgaaagaaaaatga